The following proteins are encoded in a genomic region of Limibacillus sp.:
- a CDS encoding Asp/Glu racemase: protein MTTQLPYSLQDPASEPVNLGLIVLQVDETIESDFRRLMPAKGVRVLHSRIPSPDAITPETLLEMGKALPQSASLFPPQASLPVIAYACTSGTAAMGEAHVAKQVRKGYPGVEVTNPLSALKAALAALELRRVALVSPYMKAVSDDTCARLEEGGATVCRVGSFNQTADRLVARIDPGSVLEAAVTMGADSDSDGVVISCTALPAVEILAEAERRIGKPVLASNQALAWHMLRLAGIEGVQPQMGALGKAGLRLREAV, encoded by the coding sequence GTGACGACACAACTGCCTTACAGCCTTCAGGACCCGGCGAGCGAGCCGGTCAACCTCGGGCTTATCGTGTTGCAGGTGGACGAGACCATCGAGTCCGACTTCCGGCGCCTGATGCCCGCCAAGGGCGTTCGCGTGCTGCACAGCCGCATTCCGAGCCCGGACGCCATCACGCCGGAGACCCTGCTGGAGATGGGCAAGGCGCTGCCGCAGTCTGCAAGCCTCTTCCCGCCGCAGGCCTCGCTCCCCGTGATCGCCTATGCCTGTACCTCGGGCACGGCGGCCATGGGTGAGGCGCATGTCGCAAAGCAGGTGCGCAAAGGTTATCCCGGCGTTGAGGTCACAAACCCCCTTTCCGCGTTGAAGGCGGCGCTGGCGGCGCTGGAGTTACGGCGCGTGGCGCTGGTCAGCCCCTATATGAAGGCGGTCTCGGACGATACCTGCGCACGCCTGGAAGAGGGCGGCGCGACCGTCTGCCGGGTGGGCTCCTTCAACCAGACCGCGGACCGTCTGGTGGCGCGGATCGACCCCGGATCGGTGCTGGAGGCAGCGGTCACCATGGGGGCCGATAGCGACAGCGACGGCGTGGTGATTTCCTGCACCGCCTTGCCGGCGGTCGAGATTCTGGCGGAGGCCGAACGGAGAATCGGCAAGCCGGTCCTCGCCAGCAATCAGGCTCTCGCCTGGCACATGCTGCGCCTGGCGGGTATCGAGGGCGTTCAGCCGCAGATGGGCGCTCTCGGCAAAGCGGGCCTGCGGCTGCGCGAGGCGGTCTAG